The Streptomyces cathayae DNA segment CACCATCGGCCCGTTGAGTCCGCTGTGGGCACCTCGGACCGTGGGCATGACCTGGAGTTCGACGTTGCGCATCTTCGAGCACATCAGCAGGTGCTCCAACTGTCCTTGCATGATGGCAGTGCTGCGGACCCCCCGCAGGATCGCTGCTTCCTCCACGACGAACACGAAGACCATGGGCGGGTTCTTGCGGCTCAGCAGCGCCTGACGCGCAAGGCGAGCCGCGACCCTTTGCTCGACGATCTCATCGGACAGAGGCGGAAAATGCGCTTCAAGCAGCGCCTGTGCGTATGCCTCGGTTTGCAGCAACCCGGGAATCAACAGGGGGTCGTACGAGAACCTGCTCACCGCCTCGGCCTCCAGCAGGGCGAAGTCCTGGAAGAAGACGGGCAGTTTGGCCCGGTCCACGTCCTCCTGGAGCACCCGCAGCGCCCCGCCCGCCTCCAGCACCCGCTCCGCGGCTTCCGTGAAGGCCGCCTTGGCCGGTCTCCGCCCCTGCTCGACGGAAGCGACCTGCTCCATCGAGTAGTCGATCGCCTCGGCGAGGGCCTGCTGGGTGAGGCCGGCGCGTTCGCGGAAGAGGCGGACGAGCTTGCCGTAGGCGCTCCAGGCTGCCGGGCGTTCCTTGTCCGGCCGGCGCTGACCGGTGGTTCCGCATTCCCGCTGGGTCGTCCTGCTCATCACGCCCCCTGTTCTGCGCAGTGGTTCCTTGTGACGGCAACGATCGGTGAGCCGTTCCGGCCACGGGCTTCGACCCGTACACCTGCCGTACGAAGCCGTACAGCGGCCGTGCTGGACGAGGGAGTGGTGGAGCCCGGTGACGACCGGCACCACATCGCCACCCTGCGCGACTACCGCAGCCTCATGAGACTCGCGCACGACGCCAGAAAGCCCATGTTCGATCTGAAGGCCGCCGACGGTGCGCTCGGCAGCACCCAGAAGTACGTGCAGACCTGCTACCGGGAGTTCCGCAGCCTGGCGGAAGGCGTACTGGCGCGCACACAAGAACTCGGCAGCGGGTGATGGGACCGTCCCCGCGTCTGAGGGAGACATCGAAGACTCGGAAGGATGTCGAGCGTCCCTGCTCCCCGTGAGTACCCCGAGGAACTCCGTGAGCGGGCGACGTGGTCGGTGGTCGAGGCCCGCAGGGGCCCGGCCGGTCGGCTCGGCGCGATCAGGCGGACCACTGATCAGCCCGGCGAGGCACTCACCAGCCGTCCGGCTCCGTCGGTTCCGGGCCGGGTGGGGTCAGGACGGCGAGGGTGCCGGTGGCTGTGCGCAGGGCCTGTTCGAGGGTGGTGGGGCAGTGCAGGGTGCCGGTGCCGTCGGGAGGGACGAGCCATTCCAGGCGGCCGGTGGGGCGGTACGGCGGGGGGACCGCCACCCAGGAGCCACGGCTGACGTGCCGCACGCCGAACCCGACCCACTGGCCGGACGGGTCGGGCGGCAGGAAGAATCCGACTCTGCGTGCCATGACATCCACCAGGGTGGGCCCGGGCACCTTCAGCGGATCGCTCCACAGGAG contains these protein-coding regions:
- a CDS encoding helix-turn-helix domain-containing protein → MSRTTQRECGTTGQRRPDKERPAAWSAYGKLVRLFRERAGLTQQALAEAIDYSMEQVASVEQGRRPAKAAFTEAAERVLEAGGALRVLQEDVDRAKLPVFFQDFALLEAEAVSRFSYDPLLIPGLLQTEAYAQALLEAHFPPLSDEIVEQRVAARLARQALLSRKNPPMVFVFVVEEAAILRGVRSTAIMQGQLEHLLMCSKMRNVELQVMPTVRGAHSGLNGPMVLIESTDRKQFAYIEAQDVVSVRSDRHEVSEFWLRYGMLRTQALNTEESSRLIERMAGEL